From the Macaca nemestrina isolate mMacNem1 chromosome 7, mMacNem.hap1, whole genome shotgun sequence genome, one window contains:
- the LOC105472857 gene encoding pleckstrin-2 isoform X2 has translation MEDGVLKEGFLVKRGHIVHNWKARWFILRQNTLVYYKLEGGRRVTPPKGRIFLDGCTITCPCLEYENRPLLIKLKTQTSTEYFLEACSREERDAWAFEITGAIHAGQPGKVQQLHSLRNSFKLPPHISLHRIVDKMHDSSTGIRSSPNMEQGSTYKKTFLGSSLVDWLISNSFVASRLEAVTLASMLMEENFLRPVGVRSMGAIRSGDLAEQFLDDSTALYTFAESYKKKISPKEEINLSTVELSGMVVKQGYLAKQGHKRKNWKVRRFVLRKDPAFLHYYDPSKEENRPVGGFSLRGSLVSALEDNGVPTGVKGNVQGNLFKVITKDDTHYYIQASSKAERAEWIEAIKKLT, from the exons ATGGAGGATGGCGTGCTCAAGGAGGGCTTCCTGGTCAAGAGG GGCCACATTGTCCACAACTGGAAGGCGCGATGGTTCATCCTTCGGCAGAACACGCTGGTGTACTACAAGCTTGAGGGGGGTCGGAGAGTGACCCCTCCCAAGGGCCGGATCTTCTTGGATGGCTGCACCATCACCTGCCCCTGCCTGGAGTATGAAAACCGACCT CTCCTCATTAAGCTGAAGACTCAAACATCCACAGAGTACTTCCTGGAGGCCTGTTCTCGAGAGGAGCGGGATGCCTGGGCCTTTGAGATAACCGGGGCTATTCACGCAGGGCAGCCGGGGAAGGTCCAGCAGCTGCACAGCCTGAGAAACTCCTTCAAGCTGCCCCCGCACATCAGCCTGCA TCGCATTGTGGACAAGATGCATGATAGCAGCACCGGAATCCGTTCAAGCCCCAACATGGAGCAGGGAAGCACCTACAAAAAGACCTTCCTCG gctcctccctggtGGACTGGCTCATCTCCAACAGCTTTGTGGCCAGCCGTCTGGAGGCGGTGACCCTGGCCTCCATGCTCATGGAGgagaacttcctcaggccggtgGGTGTCCGAAGCATGGGAGCCATTCGCTCTGGGGATCTGGCCGAGCAGTTCCTGGATGACTCTACAGCCCTGTATACTTTT GCTGAGAGCTACAAAAAGAAGATAAGCCCCAAGGAAGAAATTAACCTGAGCACTGTGGAGTTAAGTGGCATGGTGGTGAAACAAGGCTACCTGGCCAAGCAG GGGCACAAGAGGAAAAACTGGAAGGTGCGCCGCTTTGTTCTGAGGAAGGATCCAGCTTTCCTGCATTACTACGACCCTTCCAAA GAAGAGAACAGGCCAGTGGGTGGGTTTTCTCTTCGTGGTTCACTCGTGTCTGCTCTGGAGGATAATGGCGTTCCCACTG GGGTTAAAGGGAATGTCCAGGGAAACCTCTTCAAAGTGATTACTAAGGATGACACACACTATTACATTCAGGCCAGCAGCAAGGCTGAGCGAGCTGAGTGGATTGAAGCTATCAAAAAGCTAACATGA
- the LOC105472857 gene encoding pleckstrin-2 isoform X1: MCERLDAQTQGKRTEGSMTNSPFELLIKLKTQTSTEYFLEACSREERDAWAFEITGAIHAGQPGKVQQLHSLRNSFKLPPHISLHRIVDKMHDSSTGIRSSPNMEQGSTYKKTFLGSSLVDWLISNSFVASRLEAVTLASMLMEENFLRPVGVRSMGAIRSGDLAEQFLDDSTALYTFAESYKKKISPKEEINLSTVELSGMVVKQGYLAKQGHKRKNWKVRRFVLRKDPAFLHYYDPSKEENRPVGGFSLRGSLVSALEDNGVPTGVKGNVQGNLFKVITKDDTHYYIQASSKAERAEWIEAIKKLT, encoded by the exons ATGTGTGAAAGACTTGATGCTCAGACACAAGGAAAGAGGACGGAAGGGAGCATGACTAACAGTCCATTCGAG CTCCTCATTAAGCTGAAGACTCAAACATCCACAGAGTACTTCCTGGAGGCCTGTTCTCGAGAGGAGCGGGATGCCTGGGCCTTTGAGATAACCGGGGCTATTCACGCAGGGCAGCCGGGGAAGGTCCAGCAGCTGCACAGCCTGAGAAACTCCTTCAAGCTGCCCCCGCACATCAGCCTGCA TCGCATTGTGGACAAGATGCATGATAGCAGCACCGGAATCCGTTCAAGCCCCAACATGGAGCAGGGAAGCACCTACAAAAAGACCTTCCTCG gctcctccctggtGGACTGGCTCATCTCCAACAGCTTTGTGGCCAGCCGTCTGGAGGCGGTGACCCTGGCCTCCATGCTCATGGAGgagaacttcctcaggccggtgGGTGTCCGAAGCATGGGAGCCATTCGCTCTGGGGATCTGGCCGAGCAGTTCCTGGATGACTCTACAGCCCTGTATACTTTT GCTGAGAGCTACAAAAAGAAGATAAGCCCCAAGGAAGAAATTAACCTGAGCACTGTGGAGTTAAGTGGCATGGTGGTGAAACAAGGCTACCTGGCCAAGCAG GGGCACAAGAGGAAAAACTGGAAGGTGCGCCGCTTTGTTCTGAGGAAGGATCCAGCTTTCCTGCATTACTACGACCCTTCCAAA GAAGAGAACAGGCCAGTGGGTGGGTTTTCTCTTCGTGGTTCACTCGTGTCTGCTCTGGAGGATAATGGCGTTCCCACTG GGGTTAAAGGGAATGTCCAGGGAAACCTCTTCAAAGTGATTACTAAGGATGACACACACTATTACATTCAGGCCAGCAGCAAGGCTGAGCGAGCTGAGTGGATTGAAGCTATCAAAAAGCTAACATGA